ATCATTTtctagaagaaagaaaattgagtGTACTTGAGATAATGAGATGGATTTAATTGCACTTATCAGATAGAAAAATTAATCTAGCTTGTTGAGAATAGTCGGACTAGCCAATTCTtcacaaacaaaaacttggaaGAAAAAAGCAAACTTGTAGACAATCAAAAGGACTCATTCTTCCTGGGTATAATAGTCACATTACTCTCCTTGaaaatttgatgataacttgATAAGCTCTGTTCACATTGTTCTCATATAGTTTCGTTGTAACATTCTGAGTTTATTTGTATTGGTATGTTGAGTATGTAACATTCTGAaaattattttctcaatttatagAGAAAAAATCAAACACTCTGTTGTATTTGTTTCccattaatcacaaaaaaatgtGCTTCATTTGaatgcataaaaatattaaatgcaaaatttgtTATCaacaaaatacatatatattgtaCCAGGCACTAGAAAATGTATAAAACGTAACTAAACAAATGAGGCACAATAGTCATGTGGCAATATGCTTTtagattattatatttttcttttctaaatcaagaatactattataaaaaataaaaactatttaaaactGATATGTTTAACGCATACCATTTTGTAATACATGTTTAGTGTAGAAAAATTTAGCTTAAGCATTATAAAATGACATTTATACCATTTTGTAATACATTTCATTTTGTAATACATGTTTGTAATACATCTTTGTAGTAAAATATTACTaatatatcaattaaaattaataaaatgacattttataaaaattaaaactttttttagaaacaaaaatcaaaacattatacctattataattttttttctttattattatatttattatatttttttcataacacGATGGGGCAAAAAAGAGCACAGAGATGAGATGGGTACTGAACCGacgaaaaaagaagaaaaaaaaaacgaacaaggaagaaaaaagttacaacgttaaaagaaaaaaaaattttaattggtattaaaaagagagagaacatgATAATTGGAAAAGAACAATCATAAAAAGAcgaaagaatgagagaaagaaCAAGAGAAAAAATGGAAAGAGAGAGATCAGTTGTCCAATGTAAAGAGTAAAAAGGAGGCAAAAACGTAACTTGACAGTACCtgtattttctctccaaattggagagaaaactttttaaTATGCCTGAGGAGATCCTATCAAAATCCTTCCAActtttcaccccaaccaaacaacCTCAAAATCACTTTTCtctcatttattttctattccCTATTTCACTCctaccaaacggacccttatgatatttaaatattaaaatcctattattttaaatctaaatcaggattttaattcttttaaaaaatcaatcaagattttaataacaaattaacCATTACCCACCCCTCTATAGTATTAATGACCACTTCCATGATTCCATGTTATTTGAATACTACCATTTGAAGTTGAACAACAATAAAATGGAGTTATCGTAGAAAGTTCAGGGAAATTTCACTCCTTTGAAAGTCAGATAGAGTAGAACCAAGAAACCTTATATATTTGTCCGTGAGCAACATGTGTGTTCCATAAAATCTTAACTTTGCCTTCGTTCATCTAAATAATTGAACCTTACCAGAAATTGAAATCCTAATATTTGTATTAAGACCCTTCTGCCTTTTTCCATTGATTAAGACCATATCTGTGTATTCTCTGTGGGTAGAATGTGCTTTTCACAGGTTGTCAAGTCCCTTTTTCTATTAGTCCTCTTGGGTGGAACTCTCACTCAAGTAGGGTGCTTTACTTTTAAATATCCAGcgtttaaaaatgaaaatggttCTCAACTGATTATGATAAATTCAAGTATTCAGTTGGATGCTATTCAAGTTACACCAGATGCTAGTGGAGCTTCTATTGCAAATTATTCTGGGCGTGCCTTTTACAAGGAGCCATTCAGATTATGGAGCAAGAGCAAAGGTTTGACAGCAAATTTCAATACCACCTTTGTACTTAGAATCAGTCCTAGGACACCTCCAGGAGGCGAAGGCTTGAGCTTCATATTAGCTGCAGACGCCACACTTCCACAAAACAGCGAAGGTCAATGGCTTGGGATTGTAAACGCAAGCACAAATGGATCCTCTCAAGCAAATGTGATGGCAGTTGAATTTGACACAAGAAAGAGCTATCAAGAAGATATTGACGACAACCATGTTGGCTTGGATGTGAATAGCATCTACTCAATCAAACAAGTCTCTTTAACCAACCTTGGTATCAATCTTTCCTCGGACTCTGATATAACGGCAACGGTTCAGTATGATGGCAAAAATATGACTGTGTATGTTGCTTCCAAGCTAGTATTTTCTCTGCCTTTTAATTTCTCCCATTATCTTCTGGAGGAGGTTTTTGTGGGATTCTCAGCTTCAACAAGCAATGGCACCGAACTCAACTGCATAAGATCATGGGAATTCTATGGTTCGGATattgatgatggtgatgatgatttAGAGTTCTTGTGGTTATGGATCACAGTATCAGCTGCAGTGCTTGTGTTAAGTGGGATTGTCTTTTACTTGTATTGGCAGAGGAAACAGGTTCTGTATGCAGATGATCCTTATCCAGGGCTAGAAGACCAGATCAAAGGGTCCTCTATGGCTCCGCAGAAATTCAAACTGAAAGAGCTGAGAAAAGCAACAGCCAACTTCAACCACAAGAACAAGCTTGGAAAAGGCGGTTTTGGAACAGTCTATAAGGGACTATTGGCAAATAAGGAGGTAGCTATCAAGAGAAATTCAAAGAATTCAAGTCAAGGCAAGCAAGAATTTATAGCAGAAGTCACAACCATCGGCAGCCTCCATCACAAGAATCTTGTGAGATTGATCGGATGGTGCTATGAAAGGCGTGAGCTCTTTCTTGTTTATGAGTTCATGCCTAATGGTAGCCTTGACAAGTTTATATTCGATGATGAGAAACTAGGCATGGAGGAACCAACACTCACCTGGGAGAAAAGGCACATCATAATTCATGGAGTAGCTGAGGCACTAGATTATCTTCATAATGGATGTGAAAAGACAGTGCTTCATCGAGACATAAAAGCCAGCAATATTATGTTAGACTCAGAGTTCAACGCCAGGCTTGGAGATTTCGGACTAGCCCGTACTATTCAACAAAGGGGAAAAACTCACCACTCAACAATAGAGATTGCAGGAACACCAGGATATATGGCTCCAGAAACTTTTCTTATTAGTAGGGCAACAGTTGAAACAGATGTCTATTCATTTGGTGTTCTTGTATTAGAAGTTCTCTGTGGAAGGAAGCCTGGAAATCAGATTGAAGAGAACGACTACAACAGCAGCATCACAAGAAAGGAAGGATGCTTGATGCTGTTGATTTAAGATTGAACAAGGAATTTGATGAGGAAGGAATGTCATGCATGCTTGTTTTGGCATTGGCCTGTTGTCATCCAAATCCACACCAGAGACCCTCCATGAAAACCATTTTACAGGTACTTACAAGGGAAGTGCCTCCACCGCTAGTGCCCATGGAAAGACCTGCTTTCGTGTGGCCTGCCATGCCTCTTTCATTCAAAGAGGACTCGggaaactctctctctaaaagccAACTTTCCCCTTTCACAGAACTCTCAGGGAGATGAATCTTTTCAAATGCTAGATTAAGAAAAATGTCTACTTAAAGCgcctattttttttatttgcagaTGTTTGATGACCTGTCTATACAGCATTAGTTtcaatggcaaaaaaaaaaaaagcgattGCATCAAAATAGTACAGAATCTTTTTCGGCCCTGTACATATCGGTCCCAGATTTCATGTAAAAGGAATGTAAATTAGGATGTGAAGAAGGTTGTAATATAATGGCACTGTCAAGTTCTTCTTACGAAGGAAAATTTAGATTTGTATCCATCTCACCCTTGTAAGAAAAacgaaaatgtaatttaatattttaatgtactCGCAGTGAGGATTGTAGACCTCTTGGAAACTGAACATGTAGATCATAAGTGGCTTACTTTCTTGTTCTAGTGTCATACTCTTGTAAGATGCCATGTTTATGGCAACACCTTGTTGTCCTAAAgtatctaaataaataaaataagtttccCCTGACGAAAGAGCGTACTAGTAACAACAGTGTAATGAGTAACGACGCTGCTAAACATTAgtccaaaagaaaaacattatttCACACTCGTTTTTGCAACGTCCACAATTACACGCACGATACACACACAATGTCACAATTATTGATCCCTCAATTAAAAACATGAAATGGCCAAATGGGGGTGATATGTACCGACGATGTACAAAACAAGTGTTGAGATAATTTGTTAAATCTGTCCTTCAAACGTTTATTTCCAATTAAGAATCCACTTTGTAACTACAGGGTAATGACGCTGGTCCTAAATAATCTATTAAACACTCACAACAGAAGTACACAACAACCAGAGCATCTACCATGGTACTAGAAGGCTCCATTCAGCCACCCAATGGAAAACGATTCACCCTACATTCTCTAGAATTTCCggaatttaaaaagaaaacgcATCAAGTAAAATTTATAGCGATTAAGATATTGATGGTCATATCCTGAAATCCCTGAATATGTACAGACATTGATAAATCGAACTTGTTCTTCTCACACAGGGAAAATAGGCTCAGGAAGGCAATGTAATGGGGAGAGTTTAGATCTGGAGTAGAAGAGCTTACAAAGAAATTCCGGGAacaaacaaaactaaagaaaagagagataaTAGGATTGAATTTAGGACAATTCAAACAGCAATCTATAGTTTCAAAGAGCTCAAGaatattcaaatataaaatttcataagGTGGATAAGAAAATGCTATCTCCAATAACTCAAAAGATGGTATTTATAATCACCACTCTTGTATTTTGTTAAGAAATTAAACTCTTCTACCGAAAGAAACCCACACTGTTTTGAATTAAACTACTTCtgaaaattcaaatatctcaACACTTGATGATTAGAGTAGACCACATATTCTTGATATGCCAAGTAGTATTAATTGCTGGCACTAAAGCATAAAACACCAAGTCAATAAGTTGAATAACATCGTTTAGCATCAATTAGTTTCTCACTAATAAATTACACTGGCCTTCCTTTCTTACTAGGAGCAGCCCCTATTCTTGTGTGTGAAACATCGCATCGCACTCCACAATAAAAAGTTTCCCAAAGTTTGGTAGGGCAAGAACTGGAGCTTCCATCATCAATATTTTAATCTGCTTAAAGGCCATTTATGCTACTTTAGACCATTGAAAATCAACTCCCTTCAAGCACTGAATGATAGGACTCATGATATAGATGAAGGGCATATCCTCAAATTTACAAAGAGTTTCTAAGCTGTAACACTAtgcaaaaatgacataaatGCTCTTCTCTAGTTCGACTATATATCAATATATCTCAAAATAAACAGTTGAATATGACTATATGAGCTCAAGAAAGGTTTATACCTCTATCTTAACTTGTATGAAAGCGCTTGGTACATTAGAGAGTCCAAATAGCATTACTAACGACTCATAAAGCCCATCCAATGTCTTATCATTGTCCGATTGTCATGAGAATAGTTTTTTCATTTAACATTTTAGCTTATTTAATCTTACATAAAgcttttaaaatcttttttttaaagtacaagTATAACCCACTTTTGACAAAATGAATTAGACTTGAATGCTCTAGGTTGTGGGAGGGAGGTGGGGCAGAGGGGAACAGGGAGGGGAAGTCATGGTGGTTCAAAGCTTGGTCTCTATCAATATATGGAGGCAATCCCATGTCAGATACCATTTTCTACATCTTATATCCAAACACACTTCAGGTATTCCACCTCTTCCTAAAGGATTTTAATAGTCCAAGGTAATTCAGTAAGAGATAATATTAGACCTACAAGGTAGCCCGTATAtatgaaagaaagatgaaaataatCTTCATAGAGAAACCTGACTAAtttttccaattaattaaaatgaaaacaattacAAGAATCACTTATCTCTACCAAGAGTCATCATTTACTGTCCCTTTTACTGGCGATACACCCATTTGTTATGACAAGTCAACAACCAATAACATATAAAGGACTTCCAATCTACAATTAATCTCATGTTCCAAAAATGTTATAACCCAGAATCAATGTCTCTAAGACCAACAAAATAATCAtacaaaaaagaatataagagATCTCAGGCATCATCAGTTTGCACAGTCAATTCCTGTATTCCCAGATCATGGTACAAACCATGCACAAATTGGAGTATTGCGCGATCATCCATCTCTTTCTTCACCTGTAAGTTGTCATCCAACAAATGACACCGCAAAATTACAGATTTACAAACATTTAGATAAAATGCTATTGCATGCTCTACCAGAGTGAGAAGAACAATCAATGTAATGATAAACtgatttgtttttatcttgtttttctttattaagaACTTACTcaatttcatccaaaaaaaaaatcaatgtaaaGGAACATAGTAACTATACTACAGGGCAGTAAATTCACTGCCATAAGACCAATTATATACAAAAACTCACCTGTATTGAGACAGAGCCAACAACGTGACCAGGGACTAATTCCCAAAAACGAGCTTGAGAAATCTCTGATACGTCTTCGTGGGTAGTAATCTAATGTCAAAAAATTAAGACACTTCAATAAAAAAGTCTTTtttcctctgttttttttttctttctttctttcttttttttttttttcaggatgTGCACTTAACTAAAACCCAGTGATCTAAAAGAATGAGAATCACCTGTCTCCAGCATTTGCTCAAGGCTGAAGTTGGAATGCTAAGTGGTGCCATTTGAAGCAAGATGCCTCCAGTTGCTTTAAATAGTGGCATAACAAGCATAAAAACTGCAACTGAAACTAGTCCCAAACACAATACTTCAGCATTCTGAACCCTGAAAAAAGTAGAAAAGCAGAAATTACGAAAGATATAAAAGGGGTCAAGACAGGGAAGAGGGATAGATTCCAACTTTGGGAGATTTATCTTTTCGAAGGAGGGGCAGGGTTGGGGATTCTCAAAGCAGTCAAAAACTAAGTAAGAAGAAGTAATTACCCAAGGGACAAAAACCAAGACGCCAATATCAAACCTGCACTGAGAGACGAGCAGAGTAGACCAACTTAAGATGGccataaataaaagggaaaaaaaatagaatagagcAAGCGTGTGTGCACACATGCAACCATGTGTGTATAATGCAAGAGAGAGAGCATATTATACCTGCGAATGGAATCTGCAAGAACATGCAGGCAAACTGAGTGGTAGTTCATATCTTCTGCATTTCTGTAGACTGCAAGCAAGTGTTATAAGAAGAaaccctttttttccttttctttttgttttctttacttAAAAGCAAGTGAAGCACCATGTTCTTGAACATAATGCATTATTacacaaataaatatatttcaagTTAAATGGGGGGTACAAAGCACAGAAATACGTAATAACAGAAACATGTAGCTTACTTATGGGAAGATATGCATCCCAATAAAACTTAAACAATATCTGAACCATGATAACCTCACAAATAAATCTTATACTGCAGCAATACTTACCAAGATTTCTGCGAGCATAATTCCGGAAGAACCAAACACCAATGAGGTTCACCAATAAATTTGTCACCGCAGAAACAATCAAGTAATGCCTATAAGCAGATGATGGTTAGCagatgtacccaaaaaaaaaaaaaaatcatatctaaatAAATAGAAACACGAAAACAGGAAAAATGAAGGTAGGTTCAATATGTAGGATGCAAGGATTGGATTATAGGATCACATCAAAATAGAATCAAAATGAAAGAATGACAAATTGAAGATGAAGATACAATTGTTTGGTAATCTTATCAAATCAGCGTTAAAAGAGTTtctttttcaaaccaaaaaacagTAAGTGTTTAAACTGTTTTCGTGAGCTTATTTTCTGGCTTATTTGGCTTGTGTATAGTTTTCTAGAGctttactctctctttttctaggtacagcttattttttaagcagaACAAGCTCATCCAAACACGCTAATGTGGCTGTAAACCCCAACTCTTAATAAGTTCAGGGGTTCAGTCCCCTGGCCTTCCAATATGAGTATTCGAATTACATCACATTACCTACTGTGGTACtttatttaagtaataataataaataaaagaaaggacTGACAATGCCAGCTGATCTATGACCGCCATTGCTAGTTTGGCGTAATtctaacacattttttttgtagaagTTATTCCCCTTTCCAAAGTTGAgataacaattttacaaaagaataaCCGCAACATTTATGTAAAAAGAGATTGTAGTTGAGCTCTATCTAAGACAAGCTAGCTAGGCCTCATTTTGTAATATTGcataaatgtttaacaagaacaaatacaattttttacatGAGGATATCCTGGTTAGAAAATGAAGTCGACTACAAGGACTCTCACATGCCTGATATGGATAACTAACATGCCACAAGAGATAGCAAGACCATCTCATCTTGAGACACAAGTTCACAATGGACACATACTAAATAGACAAAACCTGGTAATCATATAGCACATGAGCTGATATACAACTGTAAGATACAAAGAAAAATAGGTCCACCAAGATATCAGTGCAATAAAGactcaaaaaaatatagacCATCTCGGTCATCAAAGTCTGCATAATCAACTTACTTGTGCTCAGATTCATCTTGGATGAATGCATGAAGTCCTTCCACAGCTAAGGAGAATGACATAAACAGAAGAAACAGCTGTCTACACAGGCAGCAGAACAAAAACCGTCCACATGTTAGCCCAGATAATGCAGCTAACAAGAAAAAGATCAATTAATATTGTGATAGAAATTCCCATTTTATGAACGCCATGCTACTTATAAGAGATTTAATTTTAGGTAAAGCAAAATAATGTGTCTACAGTTGCCATTCTGGACAATTTTCCATGTTCTAAAGCAATGCTTGCATACAACTTTATCTCCACCTTTAGGAACTACATTATATACTAAAGATAGGTTTTGTTTTCAGCTAATGCAATCAGAAacaccatcttttttttttcgtttttattggtaatttaCACACACACCATGAATTTTGAACCTGTGACCTTAacctcaacctcaacctcaacctcaaccCATTTTGTGGAGGAGGAAGAGCCATTTGAGCCAGGTGATTTTCACTTCTTaactatttcttctttcttgtcATTAAGTGACAATTACTTCTCCATCTCCTCCTAGATGTTGTGGTTCCAAAGTACATATTTCTATATTATAAATAACATTATAGTCATGTCAAACATACTTAAATCACAGGCTTAGCATGTA
This genomic stretch from Castanea sativa cultivar Marrone di Chiusa Pesio chromosome 9, ASM4071231v1 harbors:
- the LOC142609942 gene encoding LOW QUALITY PROTEIN: putative L-type lectin-domain containing receptor kinase S.5 (The sequence of the model RefSeq protein was modified relative to this genomic sequence to represent the inferred CDS: inserted 1 base in 1 codon), whose translation is MCFSQVVKSLFLLVLLGGTLTQVGCFTFKYPAFKNENGSQLIMINSSIQLDAIQVTPDASGASIANYSGRAFYKEPFRLWSKSKGLTANFNTTFVLRISPRTPPGGEGLSFILAADATLPQNSEGQWLGIVNASTNGSSQANVMAVEFDTRKSYQEDIDDNHVGLDVNSIYSIKQVSLTNLGINLSSDSDITATVQYDGKNMTVYVASKLVFSLPFNFSHYLLEEVFVGFSASTSNGTELNCIRSWEFYGSDIDDGDDDLEFLWLWITVSAAVLVLSGIVFYLYWQRKQVLYADDPYPGLEDQIKGSSMAPQKFKLKELRKATANFNHKNKLGKGGFGTVYKGLLANKEVAIKRNSKNSSQGKQEFIAEVTTIGSLHHKNLVRLIGWCYERRELFLVYEFMPNGSLDKFIFDDEKLGMEEPTLTWEKRHIIIHGVAEALDYLHNGCEKTVLHRDIKASNIMLDSEFNARLGDFGLARTIQQRGKTHHSTIEIAGTPGYMAPETFLISRATVETDVYSFGVLVLEVLCGRKPGNQIEENDYNSSIXKKGRMLDAVDLRLNKEFDEEGMSCMLVLALACCHPNPHQRPSMKTILQVLTREVPPPLVPMERPAFVWPAMPLSFKEDSGNSLSKSQLSPFTELSGR
- the LOC142609342 gene encoding metal tolerance protein C2, whose protein sequence is MDKSDSFTSGKDSQNSWNSDFGLGSTDRRLAFSRQASFTQSKPLLSRSVSSIDIPPGFDNFPGETKGSPEKFSVSLFFSSVFRILRSGNRYMKRLFLMLSLNVAYSTAELAIGLFTGRVGLVSDAFHLTFGCGLLTFSLFAMATSRNKPDGVYTYGYKRLEVLSAFTNALFLLFMSFSLAVEGLHAFIQDESEHKHYLIVSAVTNLLVNLIGVWFFRNYARRNLVYRNAEDMNYHSVCLHVLADSIRSAGLILASWFLSLGVQNAEVLCLGLVSVAVFMLVMPLFKATGGILLQMAPLSIPTSALSKCWRQITTHEDVSEISQARFWELVPGHVVGSVSIQVKKEMDDRAILQFVHGLYHDLGIQELTVQTDDA